In the Sorghum bicolor cultivar BTx623 chromosome 4, Sorghum_bicolor_NCBIv3, whole genome shotgun sequence genome, GCACCAGGTGCCACCACCTAAGAAGATAAACAAGATTATTTCAGGGGgcatcttttcaagatcaaccaTGAGCAAGATCCTGAGGAAGCACCCGGAGACTGGGAACAGACAAGCTGCCTCAAAACTGTAGCAGATCCTCCGCTTTCAATTCCTGTTCGGAAGCTGCTTGTCAACCTGATGAAGCATGATTCAAAAGTTACAATCAGTCAAAATCTAGTATCAAATGTTGAGTTATACAGAAGAAGCTGATAATTTCTACTATCAAATTGTATGGAAGCAGTCCATGAGTTTATGATGTGGATGGGGAAAAGAGATGCAGAGTTTAGCCCCATATTTACGAAGCTCGATCATATAATAATCTAAAATTCAGAAGACCTTCAGATGGAGTTCTAGAGATAGGAAATCACATACGTCTCCCCTAAAGTTCCCGGCAAACATGATTGAGTGTGCCATAAATCTTTGGTCAAAAAGGCTATTCCATCTGCAAGGTTTCTATTATTGTCTTCTGTAAAGtaaaaataaatgtgaaaaatcCAAGATAATTATGATTTAATGTCCACATCAgccttgcattttttttttttgatattgtaGATGTTAATACTATAAACTTGGCCAACATTAGACATATTTAACTTAGGACAAAACTAAAACAACTTACAATTGGAAACAGATTACAACTTAGCAACAACACTTAATGAAGTGTGCACTAGATAATTCAGGAGTTAGAACTTAGAACTCTATTTGAACAAGTTTCTGACCAAAAAGGTCGTGTGGAATGGAAACCATAAAGCTACAGCTGTAGCTGAAACCCCTGAGTACATCAAATATTGTTCCATCCAAGCATGCTGCAGAGAGGACTTACTATTCATCGTCAGAGACCTCTGCACTACCTGCCACCCACTTCCAAACACCCCCAGATTTTCGTCTCTGAGTAGTTGCAATGGTTTGCTCCACCTGAGATATTTGTTGATGCAGTACGTCTAGTTCATTCTCCAATGAACCAGCAGATTCCAGTCTCTTCCGTGCAGTAGCAATTTGCGACTAAGTTGAGAGATTCATGAAAAAAGACAAGTGATCAGAAGCATAAGAAGGAAACCAGAAAATAGGTATTTTCAGGATCAGCGAATCAATTGTATGTTTAAGTTTAGCACCTCAAGCTTCTGGCATCTTGAACCCTCTGCTGCTAGTTGATCTTGTACTGATTTAAGCTCCTTTGAAAGGGGAAAAGGCAGAGATTGTCAACAAAAAATCAAGAATTCCATATTGCAGAACATAAAGAAAGCTTTACCTTTGCTAATTCACCATATGACAAGTTTGCCATGTCTAGTTTATCCTTCAGTTTTGAGTTTTCATCACGAACTTCTGCCAGTCTGGATGCTAGTTTACCATTCTCTCCATTAAGTACATCAATTTCAGCAACGAACTTTTTGGAATTACTTGCAGGTTGAGCTCTCTTGATGTCAAAATCATCTGTAGCAACAATATCTCTGGTTTTCTCATCTGTACCAGTAATTACAGCATAGGCAGCTGTCAcagaagcggcggcggcggcggcggctggtgaTTGAAGAAGACGAGGTTGAACTAAATTTCTTGCCTTGGGTTTCAAAACAAAGATCTGCAGCAAAGTGCTCATTTTTGTCAGATAGTTAAGCATGTCTTTTAACATCAAGAATAGATAACTCAAAGAAACACAGGCACTGAAGCCACTAACATATACGAAGACAATCCCGGAAAATGAGTCTAATATCTGACATTCAACATATGAATcattaaaaaaaatagtatGACTAGATATCATTCGCTTAAACTGAGCACCTCGTTGCTGTATTTCCCATTGTAACCGCCAAAGGCAATTAGAACCTTTTCACCATCAACTGTGGTTGAGCAAAGGGTGAGACCCTGTATAAAGTATCAAACAAGCAGAAGTCAAAAGATAGTATTAAAAGTGTGTTGGTAAGTCACAATTTAGTCTTACATCACCACATTTTGCAAAGCCCAAGATCTAAGGAACATGAATGTGTTTCTTAATGGCATATTTGATTGCTGCCCCCAAAAATAAACAGCACACTGTCATTTATTTAGGCTAATGTTGAAACAAAAAGAATTGCAAATGAAAGTACCACAAAGATTGCATGGCATTTTGTAATGGTGTTTGCAAGAGTAAAAGTTAAACCTGATTGTAAAGAATTAAGCCATCCCTAATATCTATCCACAAAAGTATTGTTACCAAATCTAGACAATTGttggaaaaaaaaggaaaacaagaGTTAGATGTGAATAATCATGATAATATGATATTTAGTAAATAAGTAGTGTACAGAAGGCAAAAGAAAAAGTTGTCAATGTGAGTCTATTTCATTTTTACATCCATGAACTTGAGACATGAAATTGCAGATGGAATGCTGCTACAAGACTACCTTACTTTAAGGTGAGTTTAGCTAATTCCAGAACTAGGAAACACAATTGCACCAAATATTTCTTACCTCACAAGCTAGAGGATCTCTAGCTGAGACGCTGGTGACCActgaccacacaaacttggaAGCATTCATTACAACTGTATCAGTGGAACCTGCAACATGTGCATTTACATAGATACTAGATCATAAGTAATTATACCAAAAATAATATAAACACTAATTGCACATCCTGTGTACATTACCATTTGCATTATCTCCACCACCAACAATGTACCAGTTTTCATCAATCATAGCACCAGCATGACCACTTCTAGGAGTTATATGTGCTCCTTGGGCATCAGGTTGAGACCACTCCAGCTGTTAGCACAAGAAATTACTTAAGCGAGTATTGAAAGTATATTATTCATTCCTATGTTCATTAGAGTCTTCAAATTTAATGTTAAACTTCATAGAGAGAGAACATAGACTTGATCCATCTTGTAAAAGTACGGTGTAATTTGCTTAGCATGTCTGCATGTCACCTTAATACCTTATGGCATACAGCAGCTTCTTTTAGACATAGTGAAATGGAGTCCTACCATATCAATGGATTGTAATTAATATTAACTTcgtaaagtttttgaatttggaAGTCCTACTAAAACCAAAAACTACTAGTATGTGTAAAATGATTTGAAAGAACTCATAagcaatcaaagaacaagattcAAAGATGAATTGCCACAGATGCTTGTTTTTGTAAACTTATTCGAAGTTCCAAAGTATATAAGAACACAAATGAACTTGTGTAACCTAACTCGTAAACAGCATTCAGTACTTACAGTTTGCAAATCAAGTAGGTAAAGATCATTGAAGCATGTAGAGTGAGAAGAGCCACCAAAGATCAGAAGATACTGGTCAGTGTAAACAGCAGCTGAATGATCGTACCTAGGAGCCGGACCACCTTTCCTACTTCACAATAGGAAAGCAAAACAATAATCTCAGTAAGAGCTTGGAATTACACAAGGATATTTTCAGTATAAGCTGTACATAATTCTTACTCCGATTTGATTTCTTCCCACATCATTGTCTCCAAGTCAAGTATATGAAGATCATTcagtagccttctcttgttatCCTCTCCACCAAACATTAGTAATCGAGAACCAAGTAGGGATACAGATTGGCCACCTCGAGCTGTCTAATGCAAAGTAAAGAAAAAAACCAATAGAACTCAGCAAGGTCCCAAGTTCACTTACAAATCAGTTTgtttttaagtgcaaaagaaagGATTCTTACTGGAACTTTTCCATAAGTATCAACAGCAGACCAGCTATTGGCTTGCACATCAATAAGCCAAACTGCATCCAGAAATTCAGCACTATCAATTACAATCAGTTTGGTTCTTGTAGAACTGAAATCACTCCAATAAAATTAACAAGCAACAGGCGATGTTTTGGGAAAAGGGGTACATCAACGAAGCACAAACAACTGAATTACTTGTGTACTGAGAACTATATGTGCGTCAAAGGAAATCTATTATCTCACATTTTTCTGCTCTAAGTTTAGTGTGTTACAAAAAATGTAATGGTTTTATGAAGAAATACCTGAAACCttatttgatgatgatgatgatgatgacctcGTGTTTCCAGCTACAACCACAAGATAGTTTTTCCACTTGACCTGAGCAAAAAACAACGGACAACATAGATCATAACAGCTGTTTGGATCGAATGAGTGAATGGGGCTATGGGGCTACAAAACAGTAGGAAAAAAATCCATTAAAAAGGAAGGATTGTATGCTTACCAAACTGTGGCCTGCTAATGCTGGGAATGATCCACCTGCGGCATTGTTTTCATGATTCAGCTGGTTTGAGTCTCTAGTAGGGTTTAACGCTGACCACGTGGATGTCCTAAAATCAAAAACCTGCCAAACGTGTCCAAGTTTGTTCAAATATAGGTAATGGAAAACCGTGAAGGACGAGATTTAGTGGCGTGGCAAACCTGGACATCTGATAGAGATCGGCCGTTGCGACTCCCTCCGACCACGTACAGCTTGTCTTGGACCACTTGCGCAGCATGCTGTCACATATCAGCACACTTGAGGAGTGAAGGCGGTAACCGAAGCAGAGGGTTCAATCAACGGACAACACACCATGGCCAGCACATCTAAATCGTTCCGTCATTCACCCTGCCGTCCCGTCCTAGCGCAGTATAGACACATGGCATGGAAATCACTGCTTGATGGGTCAATGTCCCTCGACCCTCGTGAGCTAGGCGAAAACTAGCCGCTAGACATAAACGGGACAGACACAAAAAGGCAGAGCTAGGGCGCGGTTCCTGCTGCATTCTGCGGCAGGCGGGCCATCTGTTTGCACACGGATCGAATTTCTACCCAGTAATGAATATGaaggtgatgatgatgacggcTGTACACTAGGAAGGTTCCTCGTACTGCTGGCCACGGAATCACAGCGAGATCGCCGACAGACAGCAACGGTAATGGTGACGAGGAAATCGATCGAATGATACAGTAGTAGGTTTAACaacagaagcagcagcagcagagaggCCGGAACCGCTCGTGCCGTACCTTATAGCGCGCGGGCGGGCGCGGCGAGCCCCCGGCGGGGCTCAGCAGCACCCATTGGTGGTACGGCGCCGCGGCGAGGCCGGCGTCACCGTTGATCCCCTCTCCCATTCCCCCACCGACGCCCCACCCCCAACCCACCTGGGatcgatggatggatggatggatggatgggtgGATGAATCTGGGCGAGACTGATCCGGGTGCGGGGATTCACTGAGACTGATTCCTTGGCTGGGCTAGGAGAAACGGACTTGGATCTGAGGTGAGGGGAGGTAGTGGAAGAGGGCTCGGAGTCGCCgcgcgcgtgcgtgcgtgcgtgtcaCGTCCGTTCCGTTGGCCAGTAGGGGCGACGGAACGGAACGGCGAGACACTTCATTACGCTTCGTCAGGGCAGACACGTAAACCCACCCTGTGAAAACGTATTCGGCTCTGGCGCCAGGTTCGGCAGGGAGCCCATGATTGATTGATAGCTTCGACGTCCTACGAAGTTGTACCAAATAGGCACTTATAATCAAAACATATTCGCTAATCTGAAAAGTTATGGTTAAAAGTTAGTACTATTTATTGATTTTTTTATAAGAAAAATATATTGTTGGTtgatagaaaaaaaatacggcttacaaaacaaacaaacaaacaaacaaacaaacggaGTCCAAAGAGATGAACATCTTCTTCTGATGGTAATTGGCATATTTATTAGTACACAAAC is a window encoding:
- the LOC8059704 gene encoding acyl-CoA-binding domain-containing protein 4 isoform X3; the protein is MGEGINGDAGLAAAPYHQWVLLSPAGGSPRPPARYKHAAQVVQDKLYVVGGSRNGRSLSDVQVFDFRTSTWSALNPTRDSNQLNHENNAAGGSFPALAGHSLVKWKNYLVVVAGNTRSSSSSSSNKVSVWLIDVQANSWSAVDTYGKVPTARGGQSVSLLGSRLLMFGGEDNKRRLLNDLHILDLETMMWEEIKSEKGGPAPRYDHSAAVYTDQYLLIFGGSSHSTCFNDLYLLDLQTLEWSQPDAQGAHITPRSGHAGAMIDENWYIVGGGDNANGSTDTVVMNASKFVWSVVTSVSARDPLACEGLTLCSTTVDGEKVLIAFGGYNGKYSNEIFVLKPKARNLVQPRLLQSPAAAAAAASVTAAYAVITGTDEKTRDIVATDDFDIKRAQPASNSKKFVAEIDVLNGENGKLASRLAEVRDENSKLKDKLDMANLSYGELAKELKSVQDQLAAEGSRCQKLESQIATARKRLESAGSLENELDVLHQQISQVEQTIATTQRRKSGGVWKWVAGSAEVSDDE
- the LOC8059704 gene encoding acyl-CoA-binding domain-containing protein 4 isoform X1, with amino-acid sequence MGEGINGDAGLAAAPYHQWVLLSPAGGSPRPPARYKHAAQVVQDKLYVVGGSRNGRSLSDVQVFDFRTSTWSALNPTRDSNQLNHENNAAGGSFPALAGHSLVKWKNYLVVVAGNTRSSSSSSSNKVSVWLIDVQANSWSAVDTYGKVPTARGGQSVSLLGSRLLMFGGEDNKRRLLNDLHILDLETMMWEEIKSDRKGGPAPRYDHSAAVYTDQYLLIFGGSSHSTCFNDLYLLDLQTLEWSQPDAQGAHITPRSGHAGAMIDENWYIVGGGDNANGSTDTVVMNASKFVWSVVTSVSARDPLACEGLTLCSTTVDGEKVLIAFGGYNGKYSNEIFVLKPKARNLVQPRLLQSPAAAAAAASVTAAYAVITGTDEKTRDIVATDDFDIKRAQPASNSKKFVAEIDVLNGENGKLASRLAEVRDENSKLKDKLDMANLSYGELAKELKSVQDQLAAEGSRCQKLESQIATARKRLESAGSLENELDVLHQQISQVEQTIATTQRRKSGGVWKWVAGSAEVSDDE
- the LOC8059704 gene encoding acyl-CoA-binding domain-containing protein 4 isoform X4; the protein is MGEGINGDAGLAAAPYHQWVLLSPAGGSPRPPARYKHAAQVVQDKLYVVGGSRNGRSLSDVQVFDFRTSTWSALNPTRDSNQLNHENNAAGGSFPALAGHSLVKWKNYLVVVAGNTRSSSSSSSNKVSVWLIDVQANSWSAVDTYGKVPTARGGQSVSLLGSRLLMFGGEDNKRRLLNDLHILDLETMMWEEIKSEKGGPAPRYDHSAAVYTDQYLLIFGGSSHSTCFNDLYLLDLQTLEWSQPDAQGAHITPRSGHAGAMIDENWYIVGGGDNANGSTDTVVMNASKFVWSVVTSVSARDPLACEGLTLCSTTVDGEKVLIAFGGYNGKYSNEIFVLKPKARNLVQPRLLQSPAAAAAAASVTAAYAVITGTDEKTRDIVATDDFDIKRAQPASNSKKFVAEIDVLNGENGKLASRLAEVRDENSKLKDKLDMANLSYGELAKELKSVQDQLAAEGSRCQKLESQIATARKRLESAGSLENELDVLHQQISQVEQTIATTQRRKSGGVWKWVAGSAEVSDDE
- the LOC8059704 gene encoding acyl-CoA-binding domain-containing protein 4 isoform X2, giving the protein MGEGINGDAGLAAAPYHQWVLLSPAGGSPRPPARYKHAAQVVQDKLYVVGGSRNGRSLSDVQVFDFRTSTWSALNPTRDSNQLNHENNAAGGSFPALAGHSLVKWKNYLVVVAGNTRSSSSSSSNKVSVWLIDVQANSWSAVDTYGKVPTARGGQSVSLLGSRLLMFGGEDNKRRLLNDLHILDLETMMWEEIKSDRKGGPAPRYDHSAAVYTDQYLLIFGGSSHSTCFNDLYLLDLQTLEWSQPDAQGAHITPRSGHAGAMIDENWYIVGGGDNANGSTDTVVMNASKFVWSVVTSVSARDPLACEGLTLCSTTVDGEKVLIAFGGYNGKYSNEIFVLKPKARNLVQPRLLQSPAAAAAAASVTAAYAVITGTDEKTRDIVATDDFDIKRAQPASNSKKFVAEIDVLNGENGKLASRLAEVRDENSKLKDKLDMANLSYGELAKELKSVQDQLAAEGSRCQKLESQIATARKRLESAGSLENELDVLHQQISQVEQTIATTQRRKSGGVWKWVAGSAEVSDDE